The DNA window CGCGACTGGATGTACCAGCGCGTGCAGGAGCGGCTCATCGCGCTCGGCTGGATGCAGGGCGAGGCGGACGGCCGCGTGGGCGAGCAGACCATGGCCGCGGTGCGCGCGTTCCAGCTCCACGAGGGGCTGCGCGTGAACGGCTGGCCGACCTGGAAGCTGCTCGACCGGCTCGACGCCGCCACCGAGCACGCGCCCGCGAATTTCGTGGTCCCGCCCCCGCCCCCGGAGAAGCCGCAGGCGAAGCGCCCGGTCTACACCGGAGCCCTGACGCCCGAGCGCATCAACGAGGCCGCCAAGCTCTACTCCAGCCACAGGAAGCTCTTCAAGGCCGCGGAGAAGCAGTACGGCATCCCTCCGGCCACGGTCCTCGGCATCCTGAACGTGGAGACCCGCTACGGCCGTTCGCTCGGCGGGCACAACGCCTTCGTGGCCCTGTCCAGCATGGCCGCGACCGCTTCCTGGCAGGACGTGGCCCCGGCCTTCGAGGGCCGCACCGTGACGCCCGAGCAGCGGCAGTGGCTGATGGGCCGCATGGCCGACAAGGCCCAGTGGGCCTTCGAGGAGCTGGCCGCGCTCCTGTCCTACGCCGAGAGCTGCGGCCGCGAGGCCGCGACCATACCCGGCTCGGTCTACGGGGCCATCGGGCTCTGCCAGTTCATGCCTTCCTCGGCCGTGCAGCTCGGGGTGGACGGCAACGGCGACGGCAAGGTGGACCTCTTCTGCCTCGAGGACGCCGTCTTCAGCATCGCCCGCTACCTGCACGCCAGCGGCTACCGCACCGGCAAGAAGTACGCCTCCGCCCGGCGCAAGGCCGTGTGGCGCTACAACCACAGTGAAATGTACGTGAACACTGTCCTCGACTCCGCCGACATGGTCGGGCGCAAACTCCGTTAGCTCAGGGCGCTGAAAAGGCACCGTCTGCGGCGTCGCCGC is part of the Desulfovibrio sp. X2 genome and encodes:
- a CDS encoding lytic murein transglycosylase, which codes for MAQPRLHKGMYFSARALGYCSLAFLLFLLAFATFGCAKGKDSDPSGARTAQAGADAQTGARTDAQSAQSADQADAAAAPVTEEDASPPPAEEGAAASSGQAPAQASASPWPDLVRRLSALGHDPERVAALYDRPETVYDPMVMGRKMRTLYEIKYRDWMYQRVQERLIALGWMQGEADGRVGEQTMAAVRAFQLHEGLRVNGWPTWKLLDRLDAATEHAPANFVVPPPPPEKPQAKRPVYTGALTPERINEAAKLYSSHRKLFKAAEKQYGIPPATVLGILNVETRYGRSLGGHNAFVALSSMAATASWQDVAPAFEGRTVTPEQRQWLMGRMADKAQWAFEELAALLSYAESCGREAATIPGSVYGAIGLCQFMPSSAVQLGVDGNGDGKVDLFCLEDAVFSIARYLHASGYRTGKKYASARRKAVWRYNHSEMYVNTVLDSADMVGRKLR